One part of the Rutidosis leptorrhynchoides isolate AG116_Rl617_1_P2 chromosome 1, CSIRO_AGI_Rlap_v1, whole genome shotgun sequence genome encodes these proteins:
- the LOC139885602 gene encoding LOW QUALITY PROTEIN: probable methyltransferase PMT26 (The sequence of the model RefSeq protein was modified relative to this genomic sequence to represent the inferred CDS: inserted 1 base in 1 codon) codes for MALGKYSKVDCRKSSTNYCSSMTLVAFVAFCLVGVWMLASSAVVPLQKIYHTSQNNENIVSIVQNESKVIDDIGNENVKDTTVTENSNSKKEINNNNEETVDVSSNELLFSRYQWKLCNLTAGSDFIPCLDNLEAIRSLKTTMHYEHRERHCPVDPPICLVPLPQGYQSPIQWPTSREKIWYHNVPHTKLVQVKARQNWVKVSGGYLTFPGGGTQFKHGALHYIDFIQQIESNISWGHRSRVVLDVGCGVASFGGFLFDKDVLTMSVAPKDEHEAQVQFALERGIPAVSGVMGTQRLPFPARVFDVVHCARCRVPWHIEGGKLLLELNRLLXPGGFFIWSATPLYKKNPEDSLIWEAMKSLTKSMCWEVKSISKDKVNRIAVAVYQKPTTNECYETRSQNEPSLCKQSDDPNAAWKVPLKACMHKIPVTLSERGSQWPDQWPSRVEKLPYWLSDSQFGVYGKAESEDFTVDYQHWKHVVSKSYMISLGIKWSRVRNVMDMQAVYGGFAVALKDMSVWVMNVVSVDSRDTLPIIYERGLFGIYHDWCESFSSYPRTYDLLHADNLFSKIKIKCNMTALVVEVDRLLRPEGTLIIRDNAETINAVEKNLRSMHWEVKFTYSNDVGLLWAQKTMWRPKEFQTLTYAIA; via the exons ATGGCTTTAGGAAAATACTCTAAAGTTGATTGCAGAAAATCATCAACAAATTACTGTTCTTCAATGACATTGGTGGCATTTGTGGCCTTCTGCTTGGTAGGGGTGTGGATGTTGGCTTCGTCAGCCGTTGTTCCTCTTCAAAAAATATATCACACTTCTCAGAATAACGAAAATATCGTCTCCATTGTCCAGAATGAGAGCAAGGTGATCGATGATATCGGTAATGAAAACGTTAAGGACACAACAGTTACCGAAAACAGCAATTCTAAGAaggaaataaataacaataatgaggAAACAGTTGATGTTTCATCAAATGAATTATTATTTTCAAGGTATCAATGGAAACTGTGTAATTTAACTGCTGGGTCGGATTTCATTCCGTGCCTTGataatttggaagcaattaggagcCTGAAAACAACTATGCACTATGAACATAGAGAAAGGCATTGTCCTGTGGACCCGCCTATTTGCCTTGTTCCGTTGCCTCAAGGATACCAAAGCCCAATACAATGGCCTACTAGCAGAGAAAAG ATATGGTATCATAATGTTCCTCACACTAAGCTGGTACAAGTTAAGGCTCGCCAAAACTGGGTCAAAGTTAGTGGTGGGTATCTAACTTTCCCTGGTGGTGGAACACAGTTTAAGCATGGTGCCCTCCATTACATCGATTTTATACAACAG ATTGAGTCTAATATTAGTTGGGGACATCGTTCGCGTGTAGTATTAGATGTTGGATGTGGGGTTGCTAGCTTTGGAGGATTTCTGTTTGACAAAGATGTGCTGACGATGTCTGTTGCCCCAAAGGACGAACATGAAGCTCAGGTGCAATTCGCACTTGAAAGAGGAATACCTGCTGTATCTGGTGTGATGGGCACTCAGAGACTTCCTTTTCCTGCAAGAGTCTTTGATGTTGTCCATTGTGCACGTTGCAGAGTCCCATGGCACATTGAAG GTGGTAAACTTTTGTTGGAGCTGAATCGTCTCT CACCAGGTGGCTTCTTTATATGGTCAGCTACCCCTCTCTATAAGAAAAACCCGGAAGACTCTCTGATCTGGGAAG CAATGAAAAGCTTAACTAAATCAATGTGCTGGGAAGTCAAATCAATCAGTAAGGATAAGGTTAACAGGATAGCTGTTGCTGTCTATCAAAAGCCTACTACTAATGAATGTTATGAGACAAGATCACAAAATGAACCTTCACTCTGTAAACAATCCGATGATCCAAATGCTGCCTG GAAAGTACCTTTGAAAGCATGCATGCACAAGATACCTGTGACGTTATCAGAGCGTGGGTCCCAGTGGCCAGATCAGTGGCCGTCAAGAGTGGAAAAACTGCCCTACTGGTTGTCAGATTCGCAATTCGGGGTTTACGGGAAAGCAGAATCCGAGGATTTCACTGTAGACTATCAACACTGGAAACATGTTGTTAGCAAGTCATATATGATCAGCTTAGGAATAAAGTGGTCAAGAGTTAGAAATGTGATGGACATGCAAGCTGTTTATGGAGG ATTTGCAGTTGCTTTAAAGGATATGAGTGTGTGGGTGATGAATGTTGTATCGGTTGATTCTCGTGATACACTACCTATAATATACGAGCGTGGTCTATTTGGAATATATCATGACTGGTGCGAGTCATTTAGCAGTTACCCACGAACTTATGATCTTCTTCATGCAGACAATCTATTCTCGAAGATAAAAATAAA ATGTAACATGACGGCTTTAGTTGTGGAGGTAGATAGGCTATTGAGACCCGAAGGGACACTTATTATTCGTGACAATGCTGAGACCATAAATGCAGTGGAAAAGAATTTGAGGTCTATGCATTGGGAAGTCAAGTTCACCTACTCCAACGACGTAGGACTATTGTGGGCACAAAAGACCATGTGGCGTCCTAAAGAGTTTCAAACACTCACATATGCCATTGCTTAA